One Oncorhynchus nerka isolate Pitt River linkage group LG5, Oner_Uvic_2.0, whole genome shotgun sequence genomic window carries:
- the LOC135559461 gene encoding leucine-rich repeat and immunoglobulin-like domain-containing nogo receptor-interacting protein 2 translates to MVDCMSKVMLHTALSCWQPFLGLALVAVFVGSALGCPARCDCSAQSKSVLCHRKRLPSIPDGIPIETRILDLSKNKLQAVNPDDFAPYPGLEDLDLSGNIISYVEPGAFNPLYSMHSLSLKSNRIKLIPMGVFTGLSNLTRLDVSDNNIVILLDYMFQDLNNLKFLEVGDNDLVYISHRAFSGLLSLETLTLERCNLTVVPTEALSHLHNLVRLHLRYLSISTLHAYSFKKLFRLRHLEIDSWTSLDSVPANTLHGLNLTTLFITNTNLSTFPYQAIKHLHYLTLLNLSFNRIRHIEGRMLSELVHLRELHLVGAQLSTVDPYAFQGLRWLKVFNVSHNRLDTLEKGVFQAPEALEVLLIDDNPLVCDCRLMWILQRRQSIYFGDSQPECSTPEGIRGRPFREFKETLLSYYVTCTKPKIRENKTQTIAVDEGQPVRLYCSVEGTPRPVVSWLSPRRRLLTNKSHGRVMVHNNGTLEIKAAEVQDGGVYLCIATNTAGNDSLMTSLAVKSLGSLYANRTQYYTDPSNATTNGTINVTYGLDLKTILVSTAMGCFTFLGVVLFCFLLLFVWSRGKGKHKNNIDIEYVPRSKSNGTSLDGGAEGEAGPRRFNMKMI, encoded by the coding sequence ATGGTCGACTGTATGAGTAAAGTCATGCTGCACACGGCCCTCTCATGCTGGCAACCGTTCCTGGGACTGGCTCTTGTGGCCGTCTTCGTGGGTTCCGCATTGGGATGTCCCGCCCGCTGCGACTGCTCGGCCCAGAGCAAGTCGGTCCTGTGCCACCGCAAACGCCTACCTAGCATCCCAGACGGTATCCCCATCGAGACCAGGATCCTGGACCTGAGCAAGAACAAGCTGCAGGCCGTCAACCCGGATGACTTTGCCCCCTATCCTGGTCTAGAGGATTTGGACCTCAGTGGGAACATTATCAGCTATGTGGAGCCGGGGGCCTTCAACCCTCTGTACAGTATGCACTCCCTTAGTCTCAAAAGCAATCGTATTAAGCTCATTCCTATGGGTGTCTTCACAGGCCTGTCCAACCTCACCCGGTTGGATGTCAGCGACAACAATATTGTCATCCTGCTGGACTACATGTTCCAGGACTTGAACAATCTGAAGTTCCTGGAGGTGGGTGACAATGACCTAGTGTACATCTCCCACCGGGCGTTCAGTGGACTGCTGAGCCTAGAGACTCTAACCCTGGAGAGATGCAATCTGACAGTGGTGCCTACTGAGGCCTTGTCCCACCTGCACAACCTGGTAAGACTTCACCTGCGATACCTCAGCATCAGCACCTTGCATGCCTACTCCTTCAAGAAGCTGTTCCGATTGCGCCACCTGGAGATTGACAGCTGGACCTCGCTGGACAGTGTGCCGGCCAACACGCTGCACGGCCTCAATTTGACCACGCTTTTCATCACCAACACCAACCTGTCCACCTTCCCATACCAGGCGATCAAGCACCTGCACTACCTGACGCTCCTCAACCTGTCCTTCAACCGCATCAGACACATCGAAGGCAGGATGCTGTCGGAGTTAGTGCACCTAAGGGAACTGCATCTGGTCGGGGCTCAATTGTCGACTGTTGATCCGTACGCATTTCAGGGCCTCCGGTGGCTAAAGGTTTTCAACGTCTCCCACAACCGTTTGGACACCCTGGAGAAGGGTGTCTTCCAAGCTCCTGAGGCTCTGGAGGTACTCTTGATCGATGACAACCCCCTGGTTTGCGACTGCCGCCTCATGTGGATCCTGCAGAGGAGGCAGTCCATCTACTTTGGTGACTCGCAGCCGGAGTGCAGTACCCCCGAGGGCATCCGCGGCAGGCCTTTCAGGGAGTTCAAGGAGACCTTGCTCTCCTACTATGTGACGTGCACCAAGCCCAAAATACGGGAGAACAAGACGCAAACAATTGCCGTAGACGAAGGTCAGCCAGTGAGACTGTACTGCAGTGTTGAGGGGACCCCCAGGCCGGTGGTGTCGTGGCTGTCCCCACGCCGGCGCCTCCTCACCAACAAGAGCCACGGTAGAGTCATGGTCCACAACAATGGGACGCTGGAGATCAAGGCGGCCGAGGTGCAGGACGGCGGGGTGTACCTTTGCATTGCAACCAACACTGCGGGTAATGACTCATTAATGACCTCCCTAGCAGTGAAAAGCCTGGGGTCGCTCTACGCAAACAGGACCCAGTACTACACAGATCCCAGCAATGCAACTACCAATGGGACTATCAACGTGACCTACGGCTTGGACCTAAAGACTATCTTAGTGTCGACAGCAATGGGTTGTTTCACATTCCTGGGGGTGGTTTTGTTCTGCTTCCTCCTCCTGTTCGTTTGGAGTCGGGGCAAAGGGAAGCATAAAAACAACATAGATATTGAATACGTACCTCGGTCCAAGTCTAATGGCACCTCTTTAGATGGAGGAGCAGAGGGGGAAGCTGGACCCCGTCGCTTTAACATGAAAATGATCTAA